One genomic segment of Bradyrhizobium diazoefficiens includes these proteins:
- a CDS encoding MarR family winged helix-turn-helix transcriptional regulator, which yields MARSVAAKKNIKPAKPPYVLDEQVGFILRQVWQRHSSIFSRDIGTNLTPTQWAALSKLAETGPCSQNQLGRLTAMDVATIKGVIDRLTARGLTETSQDPEDGRRLLVSLTRAGQQLAEKVAPNALAITRETLAPLDARERETLMALLNKLR from the coding sequence ATGGCAAGAAGCGTCGCGGCGAAGAAGAACATCAAACCGGCAAAACCGCCCTACGTGCTCGACGAGCAGGTCGGATTCATCCTGCGCCAGGTCTGGCAGCGGCACAGCTCGATCTTCTCACGAGACATCGGCACCAATCTGACGCCGACCCAATGGGCGGCGCTGTCGAAGCTCGCCGAGACCGGACCGTGCTCACAGAACCAACTCGGGCGGCTGACGGCGATGGACGTCGCCACCATCAAGGGCGTGATCGACCGGCTGACGGCGCGCGGCCTCACCGAGACCAGCCAGGATCCCGAGGACGGCCGGCGCTTGCTGGTGAGCCTGACGCGCGCCGGTCAACAGCTTGCGGAGAAGGTCGCGCCGAACGCGCTTGCGATCACGCGCGAGACGCTCGCGCCGCTCGACGCCAGGGAGCGCGAGACGCTGATGGCGCTGTTGAACAAGTTGAGGTGA
- a CDS encoding UPF0280 family protein, with protein MRRLPQIALLSDGRRLHLQDGPIDLIVEARGRADEVRAAYEAAGRRFTGLLDELCAELPELRTGAGARTSLKGVVARRMHAAVAPYAADCFITPMAAVAGSVAEEILGAMLGAATLDRAYVNNGGDIALHLGRGEDFSVGLMDRPDRGGVMRTMRVTANDPARGIATSGRHGRSFSLGIADAVTVLAATASQADAAATVIANAVDLPGHPAILRQPANELQPDSDLGARLVTRDVGDLSQNETGAALESGAECARQLFDRGLIEGAVLRLCGDMLVIGPKDIEGQRPRPAVLENAVYA; from the coding sequence ATGAGGAGGCTCCCGCAAATCGCATTGCTGTCTGATGGCCGGCGGCTGCATTTGCAGGATGGACCGATTGATCTGATCGTCGAGGCGAGGGGCCGTGCGGATGAGGTGCGCGCGGCCTATGAGGCTGCCGGGCGAAGGTTCACGGGCTTGCTGGACGAGCTCTGCGCTGAATTGCCGGAATTGCGGACGGGCGCCGGGGCGCGGACCTCGCTGAAAGGCGTGGTGGCGCGTCGCATGCACGCTGCTGTCGCGCCCTATGCCGCCGACTGCTTCATCACGCCGATGGCTGCGGTCGCCGGCAGTGTGGCGGAGGAAATTCTCGGCGCGATGCTTGGCGCTGCGACGCTGGATCGGGCCTACGTCAATAACGGCGGCGACATCGCGCTGCATCTCGGGCGCGGTGAGGATTTTTCGGTGGGTTTGATGGACCGGCCGGACCGTGGCGGCGTGATGCGCACCATGAGGGTCACTGCGAATGATCCCGCGCGCGGCATCGCGACCAGCGGTCGGCACGGCCGCAGCTTTTCGCTCGGCATCGCCGATGCCGTGACGGTGCTGGCGGCGACCGCGTCGCAGGCCGATGCGGCGGCCACCGTCATCGCCAATGCCGTCGATCTGCCCGGGCATCCCGCCATCCTCCGGCAACCCGCGAACGAGCTTCAGCCTGACAGCGATCTCGGCGCGCGTCTCGTCACCCGAGATGTCGGTGATTTGTCGCAGAATGAGACCGGCGCTGCGCTGGAATCTGGCGCGGAATGTGCACGGCAATTATTCGATCGCGGATTGATCGAGGGGGCCGTGCTCAGGCTTTGTGGTGATATGCTTGTCATCGGACCAAAGGATATAGAAGGGCAACGACCGCGCCCGGCTGTGCTGGAGAACGCGGTTTATGCCTGA
- a CDS encoding amidohydrolase family protein gives MAHDAPQATGPSKLVIRNIGLILSGALEKPILDGDTIVAENGKITAIGRFKDCNVESATTIVDAHGTTVTPGLIDSHVHPVAGDWTPRQNQINWIDSSLHGGITTMISAGEVHMPGRPRDVVGLKAMAIFAQRAFWTLRPGGVKVHAGAPVIECEMVEEDFKELAAAGVKLLGEVGLGGVKDGPTARKMVGWARKYGIQSTIHTGGPSIPGSGLIDKDVVLEADTDVVGHINGGHTALPDDQIRCICEGCKRGLEIVHNGNERSALYTLRIAREMGDLHRVILGTDGPAGSGVQPLGILRMVSMLSSLGELPAEIAFCLATGNTARMRQLDCGLIEIGRAADFVIMDKAQHSPGKNILESVQLGDLPGIGMTIIDGIVRTQRSRNTPPAGKVPEVVGK, from the coding sequence ATGGCGCATGACGCACCCCAGGCCACCGGACCCTCGAAGCTCGTGATCCGCAATATCGGCCTGATCCTGTCCGGCGCCCTGGAAAAGCCGATCCTGGACGGCGACACCATCGTCGCCGAGAACGGCAAGATCACCGCGATCGGCCGCTTCAAAGACTGTAACGTCGAGAGCGCGACCACCATCGTCGATGCCCACGGCACGACCGTCACGCCCGGCCTGATCGACAGCCACGTCCACCCGGTCGCCGGCGACTGGACGCCGCGACAGAACCAGATCAACTGGATCGACAGCTCCCTCCATGGCGGCATCACCACCATGATCTCGGCCGGCGAAGTGCACATGCCCGGCCGCCCCCGCGACGTCGTGGGATTGAAGGCGATGGCGATCTTCGCCCAGCGCGCGTTCTGGACCTTGCGCCCGGGCGGGGTGAAGGTTCATGCCGGAGCGCCGGTGATCGAATGCGAGATGGTCGAGGAAGATTTCAAGGAATTGGCCGCAGCCGGCGTCAAGCTGCTCGGCGAGGTCGGCCTCGGCGGCGTCAAGGACGGCCCCACCGCCCGCAAGATGGTCGGCTGGGCGCGTAAATACGGCATCCAGAGCACGATCCACACCGGCGGCCCCTCGATTCCCGGGTCCGGCCTGATCGACAAGGACGTGGTGCTGGAGGCCGACACCGACGTGGTCGGCCACATCAATGGCGGCCACACCGCGCTGCCCGACGACCAGATCCGCTGCATCTGCGAGGGCTGCAAGCGCGGGCTCGAGATTGTTCACAACGGCAATGAGCGCTCGGCGCTCTACACGCTGCGCATCGCGCGCGAGATGGGCGATCTGCATCGCGTCATCCTGGGCACCGATGGGCCGGCCGGCTCCGGCGTGCAGCCGCTCGGCATTCTGCGCATGGTCTCGATGCTGTCCTCGCTCGGCGAACTGCCGGCCGAGATCGCGTTCTGCCTTGCTACCGGCAACACCGCGCGGATGCGCCAGCTCGATTGCGGCCTGATCGAGATCGGCCGCGCCGCCGACTTCGTCATCATGGATAAGGCGCAGCATTCGCCCGGCAAGAACATTCTGGAGAGCGTGCAGCTCGGCGATCTCCCGGGCATCGGCATGACCATCATCGACGGTATCGTGCGCACGCAACGCAGCCGCAACACGCCGCCCGCGGGGAAGGTACCGGAGGTGGTGGGGAAGTAG
- a CDS encoding ABC transporter ATP-binding protein — protein sequence MKLTVEALNSHYGPAHILFDIGFEVGEGEVVALLGRNGAGKSTTFRSIVGLVAQRTGCIMFEGKDVSAKPTHEIVREGLGYVPEERRIFTDLTVEENLEVGRQPKRPNAPHWTREKLFALFPNLGEMKSRPGGRMSGGEQQMLTIARTLMGNPSLVLLDEPSEGLSPKIVEQMVDAILTMKKEGVSIVVSEQNLHFARLISDRAYIIERGRICFGGTMAELDARPDIRDAHLSL from the coding sequence ATGAAGCTGACCGTCGAGGCGCTCAACAGCCATTACGGCCCGGCGCACATCCTCTTCGACATCGGCTTCGAGGTCGGCGAGGGCGAGGTCGTCGCGCTGCTCGGGCGCAACGGCGCCGGCAAGTCGACGACGTTTCGTTCGATCGTCGGGCTCGTGGCGCAGCGAACCGGCTGCATCATGTTCGAGGGCAAGGACGTCTCGGCGAAGCCGACGCACGAGATCGTGCGCGAGGGCCTCGGCTATGTGCCGGAGGAGCGGCGCATCTTCACTGACCTGACGGTGGAAGAAAATCTCGAAGTCGGCCGCCAGCCCAAGCGTCCGAACGCCCCGCACTGGACGCGCGAAAAACTGTTCGCGCTGTTTCCAAATCTGGGTGAAATGAAGAGCCGTCCGGGCGGGCGCATGAGCGGCGGCGAGCAGCAGATGCTGACCATCGCGCGCACGCTGATGGGCAATCCGTCATTGGTGCTGCTCGACGAGCCCTCGGAAGGCCTGTCGCCGAAGATCGTGGAGCAGATGGTCGATGCCATCCTGACCATGAAGAAGGAGGGCGTCAGCATCGTCGTCTCCGAGCAGAATCTGCACTTCGCGCGGCTGATCTCCGACCGCGCCTATATCATCGAGCGCGGCCGCATCTGTTTCGGCGGCACCATGGCCGAGCTCGACGCGCGTCCGGACATCCGCGACGCGCATCTGTCGTTGTGA
- a CDS encoding 6-hydroxynicotinate reductase: protein MVMETTSAATDKIRCDACPVMCYIKPGAAGACDRYANHDGKLVRVDPHVILERTVEHGGKLVPFNRTEDWDGKLVHEPSTFVTAIGAGTTYPDYKPAPFIVSSEIDGVDMVTVVTEGIFSYCGIKVKIDTDRYLGPETATVRAQGEAVGHVTTSEYGSQMLSLGGVHHLTGGSKKEGRVTCDTLMDLANCKAVELTIDGGASVVVQAGQPPIVNGVKEERMRVGCGSATIGMFAKQWHGKVDEVVVVDDHITGVLSEHQAGKLLDIADTGIKMKGRRSTPGRYFQVADPGTGWGGTNISDPLAILGPFDAKQARPGLSMLMVSTTGEHASYYVLDEALKPVETEMPADLKFSVERIQENCEPALCTVLFMAGAGGSLRAGVTDNPVRLTRSVKDALTRVTSGGAPVYVWPGGGITYMVDVTQMPSGAFGYVPTPALVAPIEFTMRLSDYAALGGHMDHVKPLAEVQNGEDVRQLPWQNPIPGRRA, encoded by the coding sequence ATGGTGATGGAAACAACGAGCGCTGCCACCGACAAGATCCGCTGCGATGCCTGTCCGGTGATGTGCTACATCAAGCCCGGCGCGGCGGGCGCCTGCGACCGCTATGCTAATCACGACGGCAAGCTGGTCCGCGTCGATCCCCATGTGATCTTGGAGCGCACCGTCGAGCACGGCGGCAAGCTCGTCCCGTTCAATCGCACCGAAGACTGGGACGGCAAGCTCGTCCACGAGCCCTCGACCTTCGTCACTGCAATCGGCGCGGGCACGACCTATCCCGATTACAAGCCGGCGCCGTTCATCGTATCGTCCGAGATCGATGGCGTTGACATGGTGACCGTGGTCACCGAGGGCATCTTCTCCTATTGCGGCATCAAGGTGAAGATCGACACCGATCGCTATCTCGGCCCCGAAACCGCGACCGTCCGCGCGCAGGGCGAGGCGGTCGGACACGTCACCACCAGCGAATACGGCTCGCAGATGCTCTCGCTTGGCGGCGTGCATCATCTCACCGGCGGCTCCAAGAAGGAGGGCCGCGTCACTTGCGATACGCTGATGGATCTCGCCAATTGCAAGGCCGTGGAGCTAACCATCGACGGCGGCGCGAGCGTGGTGGTGCAGGCCGGCCAACCGCCGATCGTCAATGGCGTGAAAGAAGAGCGCATGCGCGTCGGCTGCGGCTCGGCGACGATCGGCATGTTCGCCAAGCAATGGCATGGCAAGGTCGATGAGGTCGTCGTGGTCGATGACCACATCACCGGCGTGCTGTCGGAGCACCAGGCCGGCAAGCTGCTCGACATCGCCGATACCGGCATCAAGATGAAGGGGCGGCGTTCGACACCCGGCCGCTATTTCCAGGTCGCCGATCCCGGCACGGGCTGGGGCGGCACCAACATTTCCGATCCGCTGGCGATTCTCGGGCCGTTCGACGCCAAGCAAGCCAGGCCCGGTCTTTCGATGCTGATGGTCTCCACCACCGGCGAGCATGCGTCCTATTACGTGCTCGACGAAGCCCTGAAGCCGGTCGAGACCGAGATGCCGGCCGACCTGAAATTCTCGGTCGAGCGCATCCAGGAGAATTGCGAGCCGGCGCTGTGCACGGTGTTGTTCATGGCCGGCGCCGGTGGCTCGCTCCGCGCCGGCGTCACCGACAATCCCGTGCGGCTGACGCGCTCGGTCAAGGACGCGCTGACGCGCGTCACCAGCGGCGGCGCGCCTGTCTATGTCTGGCCGGGTGGGGGCATCACCTACATGGTCGATGTGACGCAGATGCCTTCAGGCGCATTCGGCTACGTACCGACGCCGGCGCTGGTCGCGCCGATCGAGTTCACGATGAGGCTGTCCGACTACGCCGCGCTCGGCGGGCACATGGATCATGTGAAACCGCTTGCCGAGGTGCAGAATGGTGAGGACGTCCGGCAGCTGCCCTGGCAGAACCCAATCCCGGGACGTCGCGCATGA
- a CDS encoding amino acid synthesis family protein, producing the protein MSAIIRKIVTVVEETQMEMGQKVSPPSRRAAAIAVIENPFAGQYVEDLSPLIAIGEELGELLSKRAVAALGIEGAKAQSYGKAAAVGENGELEHAAAILHPKMGAPVRKVLGKGAALIPSSKKRSGPGTTLDIPLGHKDAAFVRSHFDGMEVQINDAPRANEIMVAVAVTDSGRPLPRVGGLTVAEIKGEDGLR; encoded by the coding sequence ATGAGCGCGATCATCCGCAAGATCGTCACCGTCGTCGAGGAGACGCAGATGGAGATGGGCCAAAAGGTCTCGCCGCCGAGCCGGCGTGCTGCGGCGATCGCCGTGATCGAAAATCCGTTCGCCGGACAATATGTCGAGGACCTGTCGCCGCTGATCGCGATCGGCGAGGAACTCGGCGAGCTCCTGTCGAAGCGCGCGGTGGCGGCGCTGGGCATCGAGGGCGCCAAGGCGCAGAGCTACGGCAAGGCCGCGGCCGTCGGCGAGAATGGCGAACTGGAACACGCCGCCGCGATCCTTCACCCCAAGATGGGCGCGCCGGTGCGGAAAGTCCTGGGCAAGGGCGCGGCGCTGATCCCCTCGTCGAAGAAGCGCAGCGGCCCCGGCACGACGCTCGACATTCCGCTCGGGCACAAGGATGCGGCCTTCGTGCGCAGCCATTTCGACGGCATGGAGGTGCAGATCAACGACGCGCCGCGCGCCAACGAGATCATGGTCGCGGTCGCCGTCACCGACAGCGGCCGGCCGCTGCCGCGTGTCGGGGGCCTGACGGTTGCGGAGATCAAGGGCGAAGACGGTTTGCGATAG
- a CDS encoding DUF2267 domain-containing protein translates to MSASAIPVFNSTLQTTHIWLNEIGEETGFDDQLSWHVLAAVLRAVRDRLPIELAAHLGSQLPLLVRGTYYEQFRPSELPKRVRSLDEFLEMVEQELRYTRSVDAKAALRSVFHVLSRHLTSGQAANVRDALPAEVRAMWDDPAPAGRA, encoded by the coding sequence ATGAGTGCCAGCGCCATTCCCGTCTTCAATAGCACACTCCAGACAACGCACATCTGGTTGAACGAAATCGGCGAAGAGACCGGTTTCGACGATCAGCTATCATGGCACGTGCTGGCTGCGGTGTTGCGCGCGGTTCGCGATCGTCTGCCGATCGAACTTGCGGCGCATCTCGGATCGCAGCTGCCGCTCTTGGTTCGCGGCACCTATTATGAGCAGTTCCGTCCGTCCGAACTGCCGAAGCGCGTGCGTTCACTCGATGAGTTTCTGGAGATGGTCGAGCAGGAACTCAGGTACACGCGGTCGGTGGACGCGAAGGCGGCGCTGCGTTCGGTATTCCACGTTCTCTCGCGCCATCTCACGTCCGGTCAAGCGGCCAATGTGAGGGACGCCTTGCCGGCGGAAGTGCGTGCGATGTGGGACGATCCGGCGCCCGCCGGTCGGGCGTGA
- a CDS encoding ABC transporter substrate-binding protein, which yields MRARNYFVGAAFALLAGGMGQSAVAQDIKIGEINSYSLLPAFTEPYRKGWQLAVEEINAAGGINGKKLVVISKDDGGKPADAQTAANELVSSEGVAMLTGTFLSNIGLAVSDFANQKKVFFLAAEPLTDAITWSKGNKYTFRLRPSNYMQAAMLVEAASKLPAKRWATIAPNYEYGQSAVAVFKKLMSEKRPDIQWVDEQWPPQGKIDAGPVVQAVAQANPEAILNVTFGADLVKLVREGNTRGLFKGREVVSFLTGEPEYLDPLKDETPEGWIVTGYPWYAIKTPEHDAFLKAYQGKYNDYPRLGSIVGYQTIKAAAAILAKAGSTDPEKLIAAAEGLSMPSPFGEITFRKIDHQSTLGAFVGKTALKDGKGVMVDSSYKKGSDYLPSDAEVAKLRPKD from the coding sequence ATGCGAGCAAGAAACTATTTCGTCGGCGCGGCCTTCGCGCTCCTGGCGGGCGGCATGGGTCAGTCGGCCGTGGCGCAGGACATCAAGATCGGCGAGATCAACAGTTACTCGTTGCTGCCGGCCTTCACCGAGCCCTACCGCAAGGGCTGGCAGCTCGCGGTCGAGGAGATCAACGCGGCCGGCGGCATCAACGGCAAGAAGCTGGTCGTCATCTCCAAGGACGACGGCGGCAAGCCGGCGGACGCGCAGACCGCGGCCAACGAACTCGTCTCCAGCGAAGGTGTGGCGATGCTGACGGGCACGTTCCTGTCGAACATCGGCCTCGCCGTCAGCGACTTCGCCAATCAGAAGAAGGTATTCTTCCTCGCAGCCGAGCCGCTGACCGACGCCATCACCTGGTCGAAGGGCAACAAGTACACGTTCCGTCTGCGGCCCTCCAACTACATGCAGGCGGCGATGCTCGTGGAAGCGGCCAGCAAGCTGCCGGCAAAACGCTGGGCGACGATTGCGCCGAACTACGAATACGGTCAGTCGGCGGTCGCGGTATTCAAGAAGCTGATGTCGGAGAAGCGCCCCGATATCCAGTGGGTCGACGAGCAATGGCCGCCACAGGGCAAGATCGATGCGGGCCCGGTGGTGCAGGCGGTTGCGCAAGCTAATCCGGAAGCCATTCTCAACGTCACCTTCGGCGCCGATCTCGTCAAGCTCGTGCGCGAGGGCAACACTCGTGGCCTCTTCAAGGGACGCGAGGTCGTCTCCTTCCTGACCGGCGAGCCGGAATATCTCGACCCGCTGAAGGACGAGACACCCGAGGGCTGGATCGTCACCGGCTATCCCTGGTACGCGATCAAGACTCCCGAGCATGATGCGTTCCTGAAGGCCTACCAGGGCAAGTACAACGACTATCCGCGCCTCGGCTCGATCGTCGGCTACCAGACCATCAAGGCGGCCGCCGCGATCCTGGCCAAGGCCGGCTCCACCGATCCGGAGAAGCTGATCGCCGCGGCGGAAGGTCTTTCGATGCCGTCGCCTTTCGGCGAGATCACCTTCCGCAAGATCGACCATCAGTCGACGCTGGGGGCCTTCGTCGGCAAGACCGCGCTGAAGGACGGCAAGGGCGTGATGGTGGACTCGTCCTACAAGAAGGGCTCGGACTATCTGCCGAGCGATGCCGAAGTCGCGAAGCTGCGGCCGAAGGATTGA
- a CDS encoding ABC transporter permease yields the protein MAFYVVQFLTGLASAASLFLVASGLSIIFGVTRIVNFAHGAFYMIGAYIAFTLTERLSGAFGFWGSIVLAALAVALIGVIVEMVLLRRIYHAPELFQLLATFGLTLMVEDLVVLIWGPDDLVGRRAPGFKGAIDFFGQNIPSYDLFLIVLGPVVLGILWLLFQRTRWGVLVRAATQDRDMVAALGVNQKWLFTSVFAVGVFLAALGGALQIPRDAVHHAMDLRIIVEVFVVVVIGGLGSIVGAFVAAVLVSELNAFGILIFPKISIILVFLVMAMVLIVRPWGLFGKPEAPARRTPGLTVNPWRPLTSNERLAALAALVIAATLPLFAGNYALTVGSEIAIFVIFAVSLHFLMSVGGLASFGHAAYFGLGAYGVAFLAKMAGLPMIACLLLGPLLGCIGAAVFGFFAVQLSGVYFAMLTLAFAQIVWSVAFQWVNVTGGDNGILGVWPASWAASPSHFYWLALGVAALVTIALRAMIFSPFGYALRATRDSALRSEAVGINAKRIQWTAFVIAGTTAGIGGALFAYLKGSVFPDNLGISLSVDALVMVLLGGVETVSGAVIGAIVYKALNIWLVSQTDLSKLVLGGFIVLIVVVFPKGIVGMLETLAQRRRKASPPGSPLLAKPIESAE from the coding sequence ATGGCCTTTTATGTCGTACAGTTTCTGACCGGTCTCGCCAGCGCAGCGTCGCTGTTTCTGGTGGCCTCGGGTCTGTCGATCATCTTCGGCGTGACGCGGATCGTGAATTTCGCGCATGGCGCCTTCTATATGATCGGCGCCTACATCGCCTTCACGCTCACCGAACGGCTGTCGGGTGCGTTCGGCTTCTGGGGCAGCATCGTGCTGGCCGCGCTCGCGGTGGCGCTGATCGGCGTCATCGTCGAGATGGTGCTGCTCCGCCGCATCTATCACGCGCCTGAATTGTTTCAGCTGCTCGCGACCTTCGGCCTAACCTTGATGGTCGAGGATCTCGTCGTGTTGATCTGGGGCCCCGACGATCTCGTCGGCCGCCGTGCGCCGGGCTTCAAGGGCGCGATTGATTTCTTCGGGCAGAACATTCCCAGCTATGACCTGTTCCTGATCGTGCTCGGTCCGGTCGTGCTCGGCATTCTCTGGCTGCTGTTCCAGCGCACCCGCTGGGGCGTGCTGGTGCGCGCGGCGACGCAGGACCGCGACATGGTCGCAGCGCTCGGCGTCAATCAGAAGTGGCTGTTCACGAGCGTGTTCGCGGTCGGCGTCTTCCTCGCAGCGCTTGGCGGCGCGCTCCAGATCCCGCGCGATGCCGTGCATCATGCCATGGATCTGCGCATCATTGTCGAGGTCTTCGTCGTCGTCGTGATCGGCGGTCTCGGCAGCATCGTCGGCGCCTTCGTCGCGGCGGTGCTGGTCTCCGAGCTCAACGCCTTCGGCATCCTGATCTTCCCGAAAATCTCCATCATCCTGGTCTTCCTGGTGATGGCGATGGTGCTGATCGTCCGCCCATGGGGCCTGTTCGGCAAGCCCGAGGCACCCGCGCGCAGGACGCCGGGCCTCACCGTCAACCCCTGGCGGCCGCTGACGTCGAACGAACGATTGGCCGCGCTGGCGGCGCTGGTCATCGCGGCGACGCTGCCGCTGTTTGCCGGCAATTACGCGCTGACGGTCGGCTCCGAGATCGCGATCTTCGTGATCTTCGCCGTCTCCTTGCACTTCCTGATGTCGGTGGGCGGGCTGGCGTCCTTCGGTCATGCCGCCTATTTCGGGCTCGGCGCCTATGGTGTCGCCTTCCTCGCCAAGATGGCGGGGTTGCCGATGATCGCCTGCCTGCTGCTCGGGCCGCTGCTCGGCTGCATAGGCGCTGCGGTGTTCGGCTTCTTCGCGGTGCAGCTCTCCGGCGTCTATTTCGCGATGCTGACGCTCGCGTTCGCGCAGATCGTCTGGTCGGTCGCGTTCCAGTGGGTCAACGTGACAGGCGGCGATAACGGCATCCTGGGCGTGTGGCCTGCAAGCTGGGCGGCGAGCCCGTCGCATTTCTACTGGCTGGCGCTGGGCGTTGCGGCGCTCGTCACGATCGCGCTGCGGGCCATGATATTCTCGCCGTTCGGCTACGCGCTGCGCGCCACGCGCGACTCAGCTTTGCGCAGCGAGGCCGTCGGCATCAACGCCAAGCGCATCCAGTGGACCGCCTTCGTGATCGCGGGCACGACCGCCGGTATTGGTGGCGCGCTGTTCGCCTATCTCAAGGGCAGCGTCTTCCCCGACAATCTCGGCATCTCGCTCTCGGTCGATGCCCTCGTCATGGTGCTGCTCGGCGGCGTCGAGACGGTGTCGGGCGCGGTGATCGGCGCGATCGTCTACAAGGCTTTGAACATCTGGCTGGTCAGCCAGACCGACCTCTCGAAACTCGTCCTCGGCGGCTTCATCGTGCTGATCGTCGTCGTCTTCCCCAAGGGCATCGTCGGTATGCTGGAGACACTGGCGCAGCGCCGCCGGAAGGCCTCGCCGCCGGGATCACCTTTGCTCGCCAAGCCGATCGAGTCTGCCGAATGA
- a CDS encoding ABC transporter ATP-binding protein, whose protein sequence is MSLAPPLLAVEGLSKSYGGIHAVRGVSFSLRSGEILALIGPNGAGKSTCFDMLNGQNRPDSGHVRLLGEETTGKKPRDIWRMGVGRTFQITATFATMTVRENVQVALISHGRQLFNLFGSAPNFDRGEAGRLLELVGMSGYADRPCGELAYGDLKRLELAVALANEPKLLLMDEPTAGMAPRERVDLMRLTAQIAREKSIGVLFTEHDMDVVFEHADRILVLNRGTLIAEGSPAEVRGNPQVQAVYLGEGLVYDARHREGAST, encoded by the coding sequence ATGAGCCTAGCACCCCCACTTCTCGCGGTTGAAGGCCTGAGCAAATCCTACGGCGGCATCCATGCCGTGCGCGGCGTCTCGTTCTCGCTGCGATCAGGCGAGATTTTGGCGCTGATCGGCCCGAACGGCGCGGGAAAAAGCACTTGCTTCGATATGCTCAATGGCCAGAACAGGCCTGATAGCGGCCATGTCCGCCTGCTCGGCGAAGAAACCACCGGCAAGAAGCCGCGCGACATCTGGCGCATGGGCGTCGGCCGCACCTTCCAGATCACCGCGACCTTCGCCACCATGACCGTGCGCGAAAATGTGCAGGTCGCGCTGATCTCGCACGGGAGGCAGCTGTTCAATTTGTTCGGCTCGGCGCCGAATTTCGATCGCGGCGAGGCCGGCCGTTTGCTGGAGCTCGTCGGCATGAGCGGCTACGCCGATCGTCCCTGCGGCGAGCTCGCCTATGGCGACCTCAAGCGGCTCGAGCTGGCGGTCGCGCTCGCCAATGAGCCCAAGCTGCTTTTGATGGACGAGCCGACCGCCGGCATGGCGCCGCGCGAGCGCGTCGATTTGATGCGGCTGACGGCTCAGATCGCACGGGAAAAATCCATAGGCGTGCTCTTCACCGAGCACGACATGGACGTGGTGTTCGAGCATGCCGACCGCATCCTCGTGCTAAATCGCGGCACGCTGATCGCCGAGGGCTCGCCGGCCGAGGTGCGAGGTAATCCGCAGGTGCAGGCGGTCTATCTCGGCGAGGGCCTCGTTTACGATGCCCGCCACCGCGAGGGAGCCTCGACATGA
- a CDS encoding ferredoxin--NADP reductase, translated as MSNFNQESVLSVHHWTDTLFSFKTTRSPTFRFRNGEFTMIGLKVGEKPLLRAYSVASANYEDTLEFFSIKVPDGPLTSRLQHLKEGDEIIVSRKATGTLVIDNLEEGRNLYLIGTGTGLAPFLSVIKDPETYERFEKVVLLHGCRHVKELAYGEMITEHLPKDELLGEYIQSQLIYYPTVTRDPFRNRGRITDLITSGKLFSDIGLPALEAAHDRVMICGSPALVADTRVLLGERGFIEGNHGEPAQFVVEKAFAER; from the coding sequence ATGAGCAATTTCAATCAGGAAAGCGTTCTGAGCGTCCACCACTGGACCGACACGCTATTCTCCTTCAAGACCACCCGCAGCCCGACTTTCCGCTTCCGCAATGGCGAATTCACCATGATCGGGCTCAAGGTCGGCGAAAAGCCCCTGCTGCGGGCCTACAGCGTCGCCAGCGCCAATTACGAGGACACGCTGGAGTTCTTCTCGATCAAGGTGCCGGACGGACCGCTGACCTCGCGCCTTCAGCATCTCAAGGAAGGCGACGAGATCATCGTCAGCCGCAAGGCCACTGGCACGCTGGTGATCGACAACCTCGAAGAAGGCCGCAACCTCTATCTGATCGGCACCGGCACGGGCCTTGCGCCGTTCCTGAGCGTGATCAAGGACCCCGAGACCTATGAGCGCTTCGAGAAGGTCGTGCTGCTGCACGGCTGCCGTCACGTCAAGGAGCTCGCCTATGGCGAGATGATTACCGAGCATCTGCCGAAGGACGAGCTGCTCGGCGAGTACATCCAGAGCCAGCTCATCTACTACCCGACCGTGACCCGCGATCCCTTCCGCAACCGCGGCCGCATCACCGACCTCATCACCTCAGGCAAGCTGTTCAGCGATATCGGCCTGCCGGCGCTGGAAGCGGCCCACGACCGCGTCATGATCTGCGGCAGCCCGGCGCTGGTGGCGGACACCCGCGTGCTGCTGGGCGAACGCGGCTTCATCGAGGGAAATCACGGCGAGCCGGCCCAGTTCGTGGTCGAAAAGGCCTTTGCCGAGCGCTGA